CAAGACCTACAAGGAGGCCAAGCGCCTCCCGGGTCTGACCGGTGAGAACATCGTCGAGCTCCTCGAGATGCGCCTCGACGCCCTCGTGCTCCGCGCCGGCTTCGCGCGCACCATCGCGCAGGCCCGCCAGTTCGTCGTGCACCGTCACATCTGCGTCGACGGCCAGCGCGTCGACCGTCCGTCTTTCCGCGTCAAGGAGGGCCAGATGGTCCACGTCCACGAGAAGTCCGCTCAGATGGATCCCTTCCAGGTGTCCGCCGCCGGTGCCCACCGCGATGTCCTGCCGGCCGTCCCGGGCTACCTCAAGGTCGATCTCGAGTCGCTCCAGGCCACCCTGCTCCGTCGCCCCAAGCGCGACGAGGTCCCCGTGACCTGCGACGTGCAGCTCGTGGTCGAGCACTACTCGCGCTGATCGCGCACACCGCCCAGGCGACTGCCCGGCCCCCTGCGGGGAGCCGGGCAGTCGCCATTCAGGCGGTGTCCTTTCCACTAGACTTGCCCAGGATGTGCACCGCCCGCCCGGCGCGGGCCCCGACCCCCTGCGGACACCGCGGGACGAAAGGCCAGGAATGAAGACAGCAGAGATCCGACGGCGCTGGCTCGCCTACTTCGAGGGCAAGGACCACGCGGTGGTGCCCTCGGCGTCGGTCATCAGCTCGGACCCGTCGATCCTGTTCAACATCGCGGGCATGGTCCAGTTCATCCCCTACCTCACCGGCCGCGAACCCGCCCCGTGGAAGCGTGCGACGAGCGTGCAGAAGTGCGTGCGCACCCAGGACATCGAGGAGGTCGGCCAGACCACCCGCCACGGCACGTTCTTCCAGATGAACGGCAACTTCTCCTTCGGCGACTACTTCAAGGAGGGGGCCATCCGGTTCGCGTGGG
This Brevibacterium ihuae DNA region includes the following protein-coding sequences:
- the rpsD gene encoding 30S ribosomal protein S4; translation: MSAPARDRRQVRLSRALGLPLTPKAEKYFERRPYPPGEHGRARRRNDSDYSVRLKEKQRLRAQYGIREAQMLKTYKEAKRLPGLTGENIVELLEMRLDALVLRAGFARTIAQARQFVVHRHICVDGQRVDRPSFRVKEGQMVHVHEKSAQMDPFQVSAAGAHRDVLPAVPGYLKVDLESLQATLLRRPKRDEVPVTCDVQLVVEHYSR